One genomic segment of Desulfocapsa sulfexigens DSM 10523 includes these proteins:
- a CDS encoding bile acid:sodium symporter translates to MSPWHFSADSKAMIFVTSQKTMALALAILASIKLATGNAIIVCLIFHFFQLFMDSFIASIIQNK, encoded by the coding sequence ATGAGCCCCTGGCACTTCTCTGCAGACAGCAAGGCAATGATTTTTGTCACCTCACAGAAAACCATGGCCCTGGCACTTGCCATATTAGCCAGCATCAAACTTGCAACCGGCAATGCCATTATTGTCTGTCTCATCTTTCATTTTTTCCAACTGTTCATGGACTCCTTTATCGCATCAATCATTCAAAATAAATAA
- a CDS encoding GGDEF domain-containing protein has translation MTNNNHSRDSLWLRLWKPFFALSVYKKFLLVLVSFLCGYLVIGFHSLLFIKKLKYELHFACGGDEHLSNALGLLDTYISHGLILVVLVMAFMSLTSFLCVRALVDFLDQMISSLRTLVKKGDKKQACGHGTEIPVLTQDKIGEVALLVNDLTSHIRAISLFRRTIEADETVGEVYNRLAYVFKEKLHLNTFIIWEVRAKDDSIEAVYSWPPELEHDTCEMSTSRICRARRTGEVISSAGFPGICPVFPLSELMTHTCVPMVVSGKVLGVVQFFSLFVDSPERAEQLRENQQLAGLYLEEALPVLHAKRLASNLHEMATKDALTGLANRRYLETNINPILAGIKRRKSTLAVLMCDLDFFKQVNDEHGHDVGDDVLKTLATILKDGVRTSDIVIRYGGEEFLILLTDCEMEKATEVAEKIRQAVEEQLFRIEDISIRKTLSIGVSIFPVDGDGFWECIKHADIALYQAKDTGRNKVVRFNPSMWDGDSY, from the coding sequence ATGACAAACAACAACCACTCTCGTGACTCTCTCTGGCTCCGCCTCTGGAAGCCTTTTTTCGCCCTTTCTGTCTACAAGAAATTCCTCCTGGTTCTGGTAAGCTTCCTCTGCGGGTATCTTGTTATCGGATTCCACAGTCTTCTCTTTATTAAAAAGCTTAAATATGAACTGCATTTTGCCTGCGGTGGAGACGAGCATTTATCGAACGCCCTTGGTCTCCTCGATACCTATATCAGCCATGGCCTGATTCTGGTCGTTCTGGTCATGGCCTTTATGAGCCTTACAAGTTTTTTGTGCGTACGCGCCCTTGTTGATTTTCTTGACCAGATGATCAGTTCTCTTCGAACGCTGGTCAAAAAGGGGGACAAAAAACAGGCCTGTGGCCATGGAACCGAAATTCCGGTACTTACCCAGGACAAAATCGGAGAAGTCGCTCTACTGGTAAACGACCTGACAAGTCATATTCGAGCCATTTCGCTCTTCAGAAGAACCATAGAGGCCGACGAAACCGTTGGTGAAGTTTACAATCGACTGGCCTACGTTTTTAAGGAAAAACTGCATCTCAACACCTTTATTATATGGGAAGTCCGGGCTAAGGATGACTCCATAGAAGCAGTGTACAGCTGGCCTCCTGAACTGGAACACGATACCTGTGAAATGAGTACCTCCAGAATCTGTCGCGCAAGACGGACAGGAGAAGTCATTTCATCAGCCGGTTTCCCAGGTATCTGCCCAGTCTTCCCCCTCTCTGAACTAATGACCCATACCTGTGTCCCCATGGTTGTTTCAGGGAAAGTACTGGGAGTTGTTCAATTTTTCTCGCTCTTTGTCGACAGCCCGGAACGAGCAGAGCAATTACGGGAAAACCAACAACTTGCCGGCCTCTATCTCGAAGAGGCTCTTCCGGTGCTCCACGCCAAGCGTCTCGCCTCTAATCTTCATGAAATGGCCACCAAAGATGCCCTGACTGGCCTTGCAAACCGTAGATACCTGGAAACAAACATCAACCCGATACTTGCCGGAATCAAAAGGAGAAAGAGTACCTTGGCTGTTCTCATGTGTGACCTGGATTTTTTCAAACAGGTAAACGATGAACACGGGCACGATGTGGGTGATGACGTCCTGAAAACGCTAGCTACCATTCTGAAAGATGGAGTGCGAACCTCGGATATTGTTATCCGCTATGGCGGTGAAGAATTCCTGATCCTTCTTACTGACTGTGAGATGGAAAAAGCGACAGAGGTCGCAGAAAAAATACGGCAGGCTGTGGAGGAACAGCTGTTCCGGATAGAAGATATCAGTATCCGCAAGACCCTCAGTATCGGAGTCTCTATTTTCCCCGTGGATGGGGATGGATTCTGGGAATGTATCAAACACGCTGATATTGCTCTCTATCAGGCAAAAGACACTGGCAGAAACAAGGTAGTACGCTTTAATCCTTCCATGTGGGATGGGGATAGTTATTGA